The following coding sequences are from one Triticum aestivum cultivar Chinese Spring chromosome 5A, IWGSC CS RefSeq v2.1, whole genome shotgun sequence window:
- the LOC123102186 gene encoding uncharacterized protein isoform X2 codes for MVGYLLTRYIHIYLYLSSVGFVCRDALYECECICFYPQTIRNQCGWRSCRLLDFSPETCIIHQCKNGEIVQSRQEYEEARRSQARHIPKKIMGDSSLVRC; via the exons ATGGTTGGTTACTTGCTGACAAG GTACATACATATATATCTCTATCTGTCATCCGTGGGGTTTGTATGTAGAGACGCCCTGTATGAATGTGAATGTATATGCTTCTATCCACAAACTATTCGGAACCAGTGTG GATGGCGTTCTTGCAGGTTGCTTGATTTCTCGCCCGAGACATGCATAATCCACCAGTGTAA GAACGGGGAAATAGTCCAAAGCAGGCAAGAATATGAAGAGGCCCGCAGGTCTCAGGCTCGGCATATCCCAAAGAAAATAATGGGTGATTCGAGTTTGGTGCGTTGCTAA
- the LOC123102186 gene encoding uncharacterized protein isoform X1 translates to MVGYLLTRYIHIYLYLSSVGFVCRDALYECECICFYPQTIRNQCGWRSCRLLDFSPETCIIHQSSRNGEIVQSRQEYEEARRSQARHIPKKIMGDSSLVRC, encoded by the exons ATGGTTGGTTACTTGCTGACAAG GTACATACATATATATCTCTATCTGTCATCCGTGGGGTTTGTATGTAGAGACGCCCTGTATGAATGTGAATGTATATGCTTCTATCCACAAACTATTCGGAACCAGTGTG GATGGCGTTCTTGCAGGTTGCTTGATTTCTCGCCCGAGACATGCATAATCCACCAGT CGAGCAGGAACGGGGAAATAGTCCAAAGCAGGCAAGAATATGAAGAGGCCCGCAGGTCTCAGGCTCGGCATATCCCAAAGAAAATAATGGGTGATTCGAGTTTGGTGCGTTGCTAA